A window from Desulfovibrio subterraneus encodes these proteins:
- the lipB gene encoding lipoyl(octanoyl) transferase LipB, whose protein sequence is MKIIDLGLIRYAEADAIQRKRLEEVAAGAEPTLYLLEHPPVITFGRNGGRENLHASDEFLASQGIDLVQSSRGGNITCHFPGQLVAYPVFRVAKRPGGMRGLFHDLEEAVIRTAGAFGLQAGRQEGRPGVWVENRKICSIGIAMRKWTSYHGLALNVQRDVNLFRMITLCGLTDAEPSSLAQELNRDDLSMQEVKDELVRQFGNIFADTTLAQGQDSL, encoded by the coding sequence ATGAAAATTATCGATCTCGGATTGATCCGATATGCGGAAGCCGACGCCATTCAGCGCAAACGGCTGGAAGAGGTTGCGGCCGGAGCGGAACCCACGCTGTATCTGCTGGAACACCCGCCGGTCATCACCTTCGGGCGTAACGGCGGCCGCGAAAACCTGCACGCGAGTGATGAATTTCTCGCCTCGCAGGGTATTGATCTGGTGCAGTCGTCGCGCGGCGGCAACATAACCTGCCATTTTCCCGGCCAGCTGGTGGCCTATCCCGTCTTCAGGGTGGCCAAGCGGCCCGGCGGCATGCGTGGTCTGTTCCACGACCTTGAAGAGGCTGTCATACGCACCGCAGGCGCCTTCGGGTTGCAGGCAGGCAGACAGGAAGGCCGCCCCGGCGTGTGGGTGGAAAACCGGAAGATTTGCTCCATCGGCATTGCCATGCGTAAGTGGACCAGCTACCACGGCCTTGCGCTCAACGTGCAGCGCGATGTGAATCTGTTCCGCATGATCACGCTCTGCGGACTAACTGACGCGGAACCCTCGTCTCTGGCGCAGGAACTGAACCGCGATGATCTAAGCATGCAGGAAGTAAAGGATGAGCTCGTCAGACAATTCGGAAACATATTTGCGGATACCACCCTGGCTCAGGGTCAAGATTCCCTGTAA